The Nicotiana tomentosiformis chromosome 2, ASM39032v3, whole genome shotgun sequence genome includes the window tgggagcggatcactatggacttcgttgttggactcccatggactcagcggaagtttgatacagcttgggtgattgtggacaggctgactaagtcagcttatttcattcctgtgatgactacttattcttccgagcagctagctcgaatttacattcgtgagattgtcaaacttcatggtgtaccgatatctatcatctctaaccggggcacgtagtttacatcatggttctggagagccgtacaacaggaATTGGGTACTCggggtggagttgagcataacttttcaccctcagacggacgggaagTCCGAGGgcactattcagattcttgaggatatgctatgtgtgtgtgtgatggagtttggaggttcttgggatcagttcttgccacttgtggagtttgcctacaataacagttatcagtccaccATTCAGATGGAACCGtttgaggctctgtatggtagacggtgtcggtccccagtgtgttggttcgagctgggcgaggccagattattgggtacagacttagttcaggatgccttggagaaggtgaaggtgattcatgaCAGACTTCACACaccccagtccagacagaagagctatgcggaccggaaggttcgcgatgttgcattcatggttggagagcgagtcctgcttcgggtttcgcctatgaagagcattatgaggttcggaaagaggggcaagctgagcccaagctTTATTgtcccctttgaggtgttgcggcgagttggggaggttgcttatgagcttgtcttacctcccagcctagcaggagttcatccggtatttcatgtttcgatgctccgaggtatcacgatgatccgtctcatttgttggatttcagctcagtccagttggacaaggatctatcctatgttgaggagccagtggctattttggataggcaggttcagaagctgaggtcaaagaacattgcatcagtaaaggttcagtggcgggGCCAGCCGAttaaggaggcgacttgggagaccgagcgggatatgcgcagccgttatcctcatcttttcagagcttcaggtatgtctctatactcgttcgaggacgaacgattattttaagagggggaggatgtgatgacccgaccgatcgtcttgagagttatatccccgatcccctattaactgtttctcccatatctatttctgctattatgacttgccgggaggtttcatttgGTTTTttgaagtgttttgggacacttagtccctaaatagaggtttaagccttaggattggcaccgtagttggaactatgtaaagacgactccggaatagaattccgtcaatttcattagtttcattgtgtgattttgggcttagggacatgtccagattgtgttttgaggtccgtagctcatttaggcttgaaatggcgaaagtcaaatttttggagttttgggccggtagtgaaatttttgatatcggggtcggattccgattctggaagttggagtaggtccgtattgttgaatatgacttgtgtgcaaaatttggggttaatcggacgtgttttgataggtttcggcatcggttgtagaattttgaagtttcaagttctttaagtttgaattggagggtgattcgtgattttagcgttgtttgatgtggtttgaaggctcgactaagttcgtatggtgttttaggattggctggtatgtttggttgaggtcttaggggtctcgggtgtgtttcggatgctcaacaagtttaaatttggacttgtgcaattgctgaagatttctggttgctggtgttttcgcatctgcggttggggaaccgcaggtgcggactcgcacgtgcggaagaTCAGGCACATAAGCGGTTTGGAAGGGGGAGCttagggatcgcaggtgcgaggtaatattccgcatctgcgatgcccgcagatgcgaccctggagcgcaggtgcgaagagggaccgcagaagcggaccagttTCCTCAGGCGCGCACGCGCAAGTGCGGCCACTTTCTCGTAGAAGCGGTCCCAGGTCCCTtcagtcatttccgcacctgggATAGAATTTTCGAAGGTGCGGTGCCGTATGTGCGATGAATAGGTCGCAGGAGCGAAGATCGCTGGGTAGAAAAGGGGCAGATAGAGTCATTGGGTAATGATTtctaactcatttatggttataacccactaatctatgattaattttatcatttaattacgGATTTGGagtgaaaaattgagaaacatTGAGAAAAGTTCTTGGACCAAAtgttggggttttgatcgagattttggtatcggatttgagtgaatttggtatggttagactcgtgagtgaatgggtattcatatttggtaacttttacccaattccgagacgtgggcctggggaggCTTTTTTGAacgattttttaatttcttgcgTTAACTTTGATTTCactagctagattagtttcttgtagttatatttatgctatgtaattgattttggctagatttgggcgactaagagccggatattcgtgggaaagccattgtgactgattgattgagcttggttcgaggtaagtggcttgcctaaccttgtgtggggaaactccccttaggatttggtactatttgatATGTGatcaccgtgtacgtgaggtgacgagtacgtacacgagctatttgttgtaaaactccgttttcactaagtcataacttgttttctccttaattGAAACATACTAGCTTATGTAAATATcttgtttagactagaatagcatgcctacttgtttaactgcctatttgaactctgtgcaacatgtttagtgaaattacctgctttccgtgacttgaacttagtctaaactgtaggatttcttgttgTAACTGTTATTTCGGTGGGTTGcagtgcatatttactttgggactacggaacggtattccgggagatccctatgtactatatatttactttgagactactgaacggtattctgggagatccccttgtactgcatatttactttggggctacggaacggtattctgggagatccccctattttgcatatttattttgggactacgaaatggtattcCGAGAGACCCCTCTgcatatttacgtttgggactacgagacggtatctccgGAGATTCTTTATTGTTATCATTGTGTTCTGAGCTTTTGTATTTtgttgattctattcctgttagatttctgtatttattttactgcgatatttcattatgtcttatttcattatatttataacagtagggccttgacctgatctcgtcactactcgaccgaggttaggcttgacacttattgggtaccgttgtggtgtactcacgccctttcctgcacatattatttcgtgtgcagatctaggttcatcttaccagcctcatcactaattgcagtcgctgctgcttattggagacttcaaggtacatctgctcgcgcccgcagatcctcggagtccccctctatcccctatgttcattttgccttctttctatagaaatgatgtatagaacagttaagacttcttagtagcttgtgacttgcggTATTCCGagttttgagaattgttttgtacattttcagaggtgataattgtatatgtcgagcgacattcagttgcttattagatatttattactgttagtagttaatgttcatgctttagtttcatttccgcaaaagtgttaggcttacctactcGTAGAGATTAGGTACCGTCACGAcagttcacggagggagaaattaGGTCATGACAGTGTGTCCCTTAGCTAAACAAACTAGATTGTTGTTTCCTACTAGTGCTTCTAGGGCAGTATCTCCTTTTGATCTTGTTCACATGGATTTATGGGGCCCTTATAAAACACAAACCTATGACAAGAAGTATTATTTCCTTATTGTTGTGGATGACTTTAGTAGGTTTACTTGGATTCATTTACTGCAACTCAAATCTGAAACAATTATTGCAATTAAAAACTTCATGTTGATGGTAAGAAACTAGTTTGGAGTGATGGTAAAAGTGTTGAGATCAGACAATGGCTCAAAGTTCTTCAACTCACAGTGCAATGATCTGTTACAAGGTTTTGGAATATTGCACCAAAGCACCTGTGTTCACattccacaacaaaatggagttgtggAGAGAAAACACATGCACATCTTAGATGTAGCAAGTGTACTAAGATTTCAATAAAAAAATGCTAATTAGATATTGGGAATCTGTGTAACTGCTGCAGTATACCTGATGAACAGGTTGCCCTTATCATCTATTGAAGGAAAAAGTCTGTATGCGATGCTATATGCAAGGCCTCCATCTTTAACTCACCTGAGAGTGATAGGGTGCTTGTGTTTTGCTTCAGTTGTTCCCAAAGGAGATAAGTTTGCTGCAAGAGCAAAGGCATCAATCTTGATAGGATATTCAGAGAGACAGAAGGGTTATATCTTATTAGAACTTGCTACCAATCGAATATTTGTGAGTAGAGATGTGGTGTTGAAGGATTCTGTGTTCCCGTTTGCAAAACAACAGGAGATTTTCATCAGACACAACCCTCATGTTGACAACTTGGATTCTGGCATATTTAATGTTGGAGTGCCATCTACAGGAGTTGCAGACAACTCACAACACTTAGGTCAAGGTTCAGATGTGGATCAAGGTTTAGCTGTACTTACAACTGACAATATAGTTGAAGACAATGCAGAGGGAGACAATGAGTTGCAGGAAAGCTCACCATCAGAAAGTATCACTCCAGTCATACAGGAAGATGAACCCCATGCTCCTAATCAAGACATGACCACTGATGCTGCACATATTCCACTGAGAAAATCCTCCATGACCTCCACACAACTTATTTGGCTAAGAGATTATGTCACAACATAGAAGGGAACCAGTAAGTATCCCATCACCAACTACATATCCTATGAAAAAGTCACACCAAAGTATCAAAGCTACTTGACCAAGTTTTCTACATTGGTTGAGCCCAGATCTTTCAAAAAAACTACAAAAGATGCTAGACGGATTGAAGCAACGAGACAAGAAATCAAGGCTTTAGAAGATAATAAAACTTGGAAAGTTATAAACTTACAATCAAGGAAACACACTGTAGGATCCAAATGGGTCTACAAGATCAAGTACCAAGCAAATGGGGACATTGAAAGATTCAAGGATCGACTAGTTGCAAAAGGTTATAGCCAACAAGAGGGTCTAGATTATCATGATATGTTATCTCCTGTGGTGAAGATGATAATAATAAGGTCAGTCATAGCCTTGGCTGTTTCTAGAGGATGGAATTTATACCAGATGGATGTCTACAATGCTTTTTTGCAAGACGATCTTTATAAAGAGGTTTACATGGATATGTCTAAAGGTTTAAGAGGTACGGGGAGATGAAGGTCTGCAAATTACTTAAGTATTTGTATGGACTCAAGCAGGCATCAAGACAATGGAACATTAAGTTGTCTAATGCACTAACAACAACATATTTCATACAAAGTAATCGTGACTACTCCTTATTCACATTAAAGAAACCATAAGGCATGGTGATCATTCTGATGTATGTGGATGATTTTCTCATCACAAACAGCAATGATCAGCTGATTACTGAAGTATCGGAGATACTCCATCAACAGTTCAAGCTCAAGGACTTAGGTGAGCTCAAGTACTTCTTGGGCATTGAAATCTTAAGGTCAGCAACTGGGGTAGTTTGAATCAAAGGAAGTATGTCCTAGAACTCATTTCTGAAATGGGACTTAGTAGTGACAAGCCAGCAATCACCTCTTTAGAGACCAATATCAAGTTAACTTCCATTGCATATGATCATGCAATAGGTTCTACAGGCGACTCACCTTTAGAAAATGTTAGTGCATATCAGAGATTGATTGGTCGTTTGATGTATGTGACTATAACAAGACCTAATATTAGCTATGCTATTCACACCTTGAGCCAATTCATGCAGCACCCTAAGAAGTCCCACTGGGAGGCTGCTCTTAGGGTGGTTAGATATCTAAAAAATTCTCCAGGCCAaggtatttggttgaggtctggTCCTGCATCAGAGTTACAATGTTGGTGTGATTCTAACTGGGCAGCTTGCCCTAATATTAGGAGATCAGTAACAGGCTATGTGGTAAAATTTGGTGAATCTCTCATTTCATGGAAGTCAAATAAGCAACAAACAGTGTCCAAAAGTTCAGCTGAATCTAAATATCGTAGCATGGCTTCAGCTGTAGCTGAAGTCACACGGTTGCTTGGCCTATTTCAAGAGCTGGGAATTCCCATCAAGCTTCCTGTTCTAGAGCAATGTGCCAGCAAATCTGCTATACAATTGGCTTCTAATCCTATTTTTCACGAACGAACAAAGCATATTGAGATCGATTGTCATTTCATTCGTGATAAGATCAAGGAAGGGGTGGTCTAGACTATCTATGTCCATTCCAAGGACCAACAAGCTGATTTACTCACCAAGAGCCTCTCTCAAGCTTCACATGTTCATCTTCTCAGCAAGCTTGGTGTGCTGAATATATTGcaccctccagcttgaggggggAGTCTTGTGAGCACAAGTTAGTTAGTGGTAGTTATGGTAGTTAGTGTGCCAGCTAGGCAGTTAGTCAGTTAATACATACACTTAATACGAGCTCACGTCCAGCTCATAAGTTTATGTTAGTTAGGCTCATTACTTGTATAAGTACCTTGTACCTTCAGAGAATGAATATAGAGAATCATTTTTTGCAATGCctgcttcttcttcatctctgtACTCTAGAAGCTTTTGCCATTAGAGTAGTACAGAGCTACTACAAATCTGCTAGTGTGAGAGTAGATTTTAGCAGTATCGCCTGTCTAAAGAATCCGAAGAGTATCTTGCCTCACATGGATTTAAAAATACAATGTATTCTATTGATTCCAGTGAAGTCCGAGATGATCTTTATGGCATACTTGTCCCCCGTCCTTTTCGGGTTAGATAGTAATTCTTGGCATGTTATTTGACTACCTTTGTTAGTTCACTATTTTAACTGTCATATGCCCACTTACTCAATTGAGTAGTTTGAGTTGGCAATATAGATTATCATCTCTTATCATTGTAACTCAAAGAATGTGTGGTGCTGCTGTGAtcttgtagtttatttattaaGTACTCTGAAATTTCATGTGCTCATTCTTATTTATGATTGTTGTCTCCCGTTTATCTGGTGATGGTTGGGTCGAGTTTTGGTTAATCTGGATTGTACCAATACCAAATTTGCTTAATTTTTTCCACCTATCTTTTCACAATAAGCTATTGAACGTAGACACGTTCTAGGGTGCTATAGGCCTTAACTGATGCACAATTATTTACCATTTTTCTTTATTGATTGAATCCATAATCTCTCTGAGGTCTCAACAAAGACCCCTTAACAGTCACAGAAATGATACGTGTGACATTCAACGCTCAGCCACAGTAAAAGTTGATCCCATATTATCTCCCAAACAGTAGCATTTAATAGAAACAGTTAATGTAACAATCTAAACATGGTTCTCTTCCCCTCAAACAAATTAGCATAGAGTTTAGATTCCAAAATGTTAAGATCGACGCTAACTCCAATCAAACTGCTTGACACAAATTTTAGGACGTCGTTCAGTTCAAACCTTAAAAAAACAATAGAAATACTATGACGTTGTCCTGCTACTACTACAATTTACGTCAAATATCATGTCATGCAACTAAACATATGAATTTTCCTATTTTGCAGCAACCAGGTTCTTCCTTTGCTTAATTCAATCAGTCTAGTGGAAGGAAGAAAAGTAAGAACCAATTAactatttttgtcacgacccaaaacttagcccgtcgtgatgacacctaacatggtactaggcaagccgacacctcaaaatatttccaacacttttaaacgAAAAATGAACTAAACAAGTTTGAATAATTAAAGCGCTCATAAACTGGATAGAAGATCAAACTCAATACGGAAGTTCCCAAAACCAggatgtcactgagtatatgagcgtatatacatcacaagtctgaaaTATTGTCTATGAAAAactaaaactaaatacataaagttgaaagatagggaaggaagGTCAAGGTCTGCAGAAGCtgggcagctacctcaaaatctccgaaTGACTAAGTTGCTTAGATAATCAGGACCCATTGTATCCGGAAACACctcgatctgcacacgaagtgcagggtgtagcgtgggtacaaccaactcagtaagtaacaagactaactattggactgatagtagtgacgagcttcacggtACAATTCAATTATAGAATTACAGTacaggaaagtaggcatgctggcctccgaatgcctcgaatctagccacaaacagttcgaaATCAACACGagttaaaggaatcaattccataaaaaaatactaagttcttagtcaatagtcaaaaagtcaactcaaaagtcgaccccctggcccacatatcggaatccaacaaaagtcacaaaattcggaagtccattcaaccacgagtccaaccataccaaatttaccaaaatccaaatcatcactcaaatccccaatttaaactctccaaatctctagcctcaaatttcaaaattacacctcaaaaccacacaatctaggtgggaaaatcaatgggaaaaCATAATTACTAAGTAAaaataaccacaagtgacttacctcaagaatccattcgaaatccctctcaaaaatcgtcTAATctcgagcttgaaatgtccaaaatgatgaaAATCACGGAACCCTCGATTTTAATACACTGCCTaggctttccgcacctgcgacaacTTACCCGCACATGAGGCTTCGCGGGTGCGACCAAAACATCAACTCTTGCGATTGGCTTCACGCCTACAGACCAAAATTTTGCGCCTGCGAACTCGCGTCTACGAGCACActgccgcttctgcggagctaGCTCCCTTtcccatttccgcttctgcgttcaTCACTtcacacctgcgatgtcgcaggtgcgggaaagcTCTTCGCACCTGCTAGCACTGCCCAGTTCTactcctggccgcttctgcgatggctggtgtacatatgcggcttcgcacctgcgatcaaaaccttcgtaggtgcgattgcaccggACCTGGTGCTTCAGCAAtctccaaaactccaaatttgattcgttaaccatctaaaactaacccgaggcccccgggacctcaaccaaatataccaacaagtcctaaaacacgatacgaacttagtcagccttcaaatcacatcaaacaatgctaaaaccacggatcGCATATCTATTCaggcctaatgaacttatgaacttcctacttctacattcgacgccgaaacctatcaaatcaagtccgattgacctcaaattttgtacaaaagtcaaaaatgacacaacggacctactccaactcccgaaactctaatccgagcccggtaaccacaaagtcaactctcgatcaaacttctatATTTCCAAGCTTCTAATTTcccaactttcgacatttcaagcctaattcaattacagacctccaaatcactatccggacacactcttaagtccaaaatcacccaacggagctaacagaaccatcaaaactctattctggagtcgtttacatataagtcaatatccgatcagccttttcaacttaagcttccaaccttgagactaagtgtctcatcttATTCTGAAActtctccggacccgaaccaactaccccgacaagtcacatagcaactaataagcataaacaacaacaacaacaattcagtataatcccactagtggagtctggggaggatagtgtgtacgcagaccttacccctaccctggggtagagaggctatttacGATAGACCGTCTGATTTGAAAGGTGAACTGGTGATTGGAGAAAGTGAATTTTAGCTAATGCACAAATTTAAGTCTCTGCTCAATGTTGTTGCCTTGTATCAACAGACAAAGGCAACAATCTGTCACAGTTTAGTTATACTCTTTCAGAAGCAGTGCTCTTCTCTCAATTGTCATTTCCTATTTTATTGAGTTATCACAAAGGAATAAATTTGTGTTGTTAAATATTTCCAAAAGTAACAGGTTAGATATAAAAGACGGCAAAACAATAAGTGAGGATGAAAAAAACTCTTTTCATGTCATGTGTGTGAGCTGGTTCTTTGGACCTTTGACAGCAAAAGAATGAGCCAATAATGAATGCACAACCAATTGTGAAGCAGATAGCAATTTTCTGAGGCATCAGCAACACGACAGAGAGGAACATAGTGAAGGAATTCGATTGTTCGATTTTAAAGGTCAACATTATCTTTAACACATGACAAAGGAACTGCATTATATCATAGACGGAGTACACATGCACAACTACTTTTGTGTCAGATAACAGCAAGCAGAACAATCAGGGTAAAATATTGAATTTAATTTCGCATTCTAACTTTAGAGTTTAGACAATGTCGGTTCAGCTAAAGTACAGATGTATTGTACAGAACCTTGTTGCGCACACATAACTACCTGAACAACAACTTCACGCTATGCGTTGATAACTATCAAATCTTTCTGGAATGGATTAAATTATTCAGAAATCAAAATTCACCAGCACATTCATTCAACGACGATTAGTTGAAATAACTAACATGTTACATTAAAAATATTAACAGAAAGATTCAAATAACTACTAATTAAATTCATGATTAATAAAGATGAATCTAGATCAATATTTGCACGAATTTTACTCCAGAAATAACTTGCACAAATAATAAAAATCTTTCCTTTCTAAAGCTGCTTAGGAAACAAAATATATCATTGCATAGCTAAAGTCATTTCAGTAAAGCCAATCAtggctttttttctttcttaatgTCTCTGCGAACCTTGTTACTAAAGAGTTGACAATTCAAGTCGTCATCTGCTACTACTTCTGATGCGTTATTAACAGATCTACTTCTCTTGTCATACGTCTTCAAAGGAGATATTTTTGCATTGCAATCATCACCATCTTCTAACACGGACGACGATCCACTTTCTGATACGCTTTTCTTGATGGAAGTTTGTAAAACAGACTTCATTTGACTTTCGGCCATAAGATcatacaaaaatagaaaaaattgaATAGCAGCCGGAGAACAATACTACCCATGATTACATAATTTTGACTAATATTGTTTTACTAAATAATTAATAATGTTATAATAGTTTTAAATTCATGAAAATTACCCCGAAAACATTCTCTCCACTTGAGCTTTGTCCATCAAAAAATCATGTTAAACATTAGAAAAAATATTCATCTTATTAAGGTAAAAGtatttatatttaaattttacCCTAAATGTATTAGGAGCTTTGTGAGTAAACATCATTACAGTAACAGTGTCTTCGAATAAACAGTGATCGTATTCTTTTAGaagatcatcatcatcatcatcagtaaTCTTAACAACAGTGTAGACTTCGTCCTATGACTCAATATTGGATTGCTTAACAATAACCTTGAACATGAATTTTTTATAAAGAATATCGTCCAGTTCACTTGGATAAGAACAATCAGCATCCGCAACGAAAGTCTACACCAAATTTCATACCTTAGAAATATTAGAATTGACAACCTAATTAAGTTTACTATATACCTCAACTAATCCTTGCTTCAATTGTTTTGCGGACTTCCCTATAAGTTGCATAGCCTCGCGATTCCAAAGCAATAATGAGATAAAAACGGTTCCATCCATAAAGCGAACTTGAAGTCTATACCTGCAACTCAATTTTGATTAACCTTATTCAtttcttttttatatattttaaaatctaTATAATATAGTAATAACCTGTGACCAACAGAACATTCATCTTCATTTCATTTCTTACACAAGTATTTATTTCCAACTTCATCAACCTTTTTAGTACACTTGTTGCATGCCAAGTATGACCATCCTCGTTCAAGTTCCAAATTCACCAATTTTGCCGTAATCCAGTAGTTATATTCCTATTTAACAAACAATATCGTGGTAAATGCAACACAAAAAAATAAGGTAAATATAATTTTAATACTAAATTAAACTCACTTACGTACACTGAACTAAATCCCTAATAGTTTTAAATAGTACAATTTATTTGCCTAACTCATCTCTAATAGAGTAACTTTGCTGAGAACTTGTCAGAGTAATCCGCTCATAGTTTGATTGACGTGTTGCAAGTAATCTGCATGAGTCGAAAATTGTAAGTTGTAgataatattattatatttttagtctaaatttataagtgattttaaggatacgcggattaatttgatacaaagcgataaattgaGTTGCTATTGaataaacaaagataaaataaattcaaaccacacgagttggaTAGTTTCAGCCTTAATGAAATAGCCACTCTTGAATCGAGCTCACCAAGACCGGTATAGATGAAAAAGAACAAGAGCTGga containing:
- the LOC138904540 gene encoding secreted RxLR effector protein 161-like, which translates into the protein MVIILMYVDDFLITNSNDQLITEVSEILHQQFKLKDLGSTGDSPLENVSAYQRLIGRLMYVTITRPNISYAIHTLSQFMQHPKKSHWEAALRVVRYLKNSPGQGIWLRSGPASELQCWCDSNWAACPNIRRSVTGYVVKFGESLISWKSNKQQTVSKSSAESKYRSMASAVAEVTRLLGLFQELGIPIKLPVLEQCASKSAIQLASNPIFHERTKHIEIDCHFIRDKIKEGVV